One genomic window of Candidatus Pseudobacter hemicellulosilyticus includes the following:
- a CDS encoding sigma-70 family RNA polymerase sigma factor — protein sequence MSFDPTYDEQQLLRQMAAGDEAAFTELYNRYWEQLFVMAWRRVQSQEDAKEIVQNVFFQLWQKRNSRELVQNLPVYLAGMVRFMVYRHLDNLRRRDRLTQGYADSGRGSGTDPADIDNKQLLELLTQLTNTLPEKYRLIFLHHKLLDRPLDEVAQQLGISPRTAERYVGRLMGLLRENRHRLSCTLLML from the coding sequence ATGTCCTTTGACCCAACATATGATGAACAGCAGTTGCTGCGGCAAATGGCTGCTGGCGATGAAGCGGCCTTTACCGAACTGTATAACCGGTATTGGGAGCAGCTGTTTGTCATGGCCTGGCGCAGGGTGCAGTCGCAGGAAGACGCCAAAGAGATTGTGCAGAATGTCTTCTTCCAGCTCTGGCAGAAGCGGAACAGCCGGGAGCTGGTGCAGAACCTGCCCGTATACCTGGCCGGCATGGTGCGCTTTATGGTGTACCGTCACCTGGACAATTTGCGGCGGCGGGATCGCCTGACGCAGGGGTATGCGGACAGCGGGAGGGGGAGCGGTACAGATCCTGCCGATATTGATAACAAGCAATTGCTGGAATTGCTCACCCAGCTCACCAACACCCTGCCGGAAAAGTACCGGCTCATTTTTCTCCACCATAAATTACTGGATCGCCCGCTGGATGAAGTAGCGCAACAGCTGGGCATTTCCCCCCGAACGGCAGAGCGTTACGTGGGCCGCCTGATGGGGCTGCTCCGGGAAAACCGGCACAGGCTTTCCTGTACACTGCTGATGCTGTAA
- a CDS encoding metallophosphoesterase codes for MKRIFLFVIVWLTAMTAALAQNKFSFVFMSDVHYTQKFNAPKGFQLLVDTLNRLNPDLVLLGGDIVYDALRVTEQEVVGNTNAYLKAAAQIKAPIHYAVGNHEVFELYQKAADTSGALFGKRYYEQFFGKRYYSFDHKGWHFMVLDNIYVTPERSYMGKVDSVQLDWIKADLKTVSDSTPIVIMAHVPLITTLSQWYGGGTNPNEDKVAAVDSHKILRLFGDKKLRLILQGHLHYFEALNVLNKTLVITAPAVSGNWWRGKKHGIEEGFIQLNVDGDRIDYNYIDFGWDPPTKKGAE; via the coding sequence TTGAAAAGGATCTTTTTGTTCGTTATTGTATGGCTGACGGCCATGACAGCCGCCCTGGCACAGAACAAATTCAGTTTTGTGTTTATGTCGGACGTGCATTATACCCAGAAATTCAATGCGCCTAAAGGTTTTCAGCTGCTGGTGGATACACTGAACCGGCTGAACCCCGACCTGGTGCTGCTGGGTGGTGATATAGTCTATGACGCCCTGCGCGTGACCGAGCAGGAAGTGGTGGGTAATACCAATGCCTACCTGAAAGCGGCAGCGCAGATAAAAGCGCCCATCCACTATGCAGTAGGCAACCATGAAGTGTTTGAGCTGTACCAGAAAGCAGCCGATACCAGTGGTGCGCTTTTTGGGAAGCGCTACTATGAACAATTTTTTGGTAAACGATACTATTCATTTGACCACAAGGGCTGGCATTTTATGGTGCTGGACAATATCTATGTGACGCCGGAAAGGTCCTATATGGGTAAGGTGGACAGTGTGCAGCTGGACTGGATAAAGGCCGACCTGAAAACCGTCAGCGACAGCACCCCCATTGTGATCATGGCGCATGTGCCGCTGATCACTACGCTGTCCCAGTGGTATGGTGGTGGCACCAATCCCAATGAAGATAAAGTGGCCGCGGTAGACAGTCATAAGATCCTCCGGCTGTTTGGCGACAAAAAGCTCCGGCTGATCCTGCAGGGACACCTGCATTATTTTGAAGCATTGAACGTACTCAATAAAACCCTGGTCATTACAGCACCGGCCGTTTCCGGCAACTGGTGGCGGGGTAAAAAACATGGCATTGAAGAAGGCTTTATACAACTCAATGTAGATGGCGACAGGATCGACTATAACTACATTGATTTTGGCTGGGACCCTCCCACAAAGAAAGGAGCCGAATAA